A genomic stretch from Neomonachus schauinslandi chromosome 16, ASM220157v2, whole genome shotgun sequence includes:
- the CAPNS2 gene encoding calpain small subunit 2 — translation MFLAKALLEGADRGLGEALGGLLGGGGQRRGGGGGGRNIGGIVGGIVNFISEAAGAQYTPEPPPTQQHFTKVEANEREEVRRFRQQFAQLAGPDMEVGATDLRNILNKVLSKHKDLKTDGFSLDTCRSIVSVMDSDTTGKLGFEEFKYLWNNIKKWQCVYKQYDKERSGSLGSSQLLGALQAAGFQLNEQLYQMIVRRYADEDGSMDFNNFISCLVRLDGMFRAFRSLDRDADGLVRVSLQEWLQLTMYS, via the coding sequence ATGTTTCTTGCAAAGGCTTTATTGGAAGGGGCCGATCGAGGCCTTGGAGAGGCTCTTGGAGGCCTTCTTGGAGGAGGCGgtcagagaagaggaggaggagggggaggaagaaataTCGGAGGGATAGTTGGAGGAATTGTGAATTTCATCAGCGAGGCTGCAGGAGCTCAGTACACCCCAGAACCACCTCCCACTCAGCAGCATTTCACCAAGGTGGAGGCCAATGAAAGGGAGGAAGTTCGTCGGTTTCGGCAACAGTTTGCCCAGCTGGCGGGACCAGACATGGAGGTGGGTGCCACTGACCTAAGGAATATTCTCAACAAAGTCCTTTCTAAGCACAAGGACCTGAAGACTGACGGCTTTAGCCTTGACACCTGCCGGAGCATTGTGTCTGTGATGGACAGTGACACAACTGGCAAGCTGGGCTTCGAAGAATTTAAGTACCTCTGGAACAACATCAAGAAGTGGCAGTGCGTTTATAAGCAATATGACAAGGAGCGGTCTGGGTCcctgggaagttctcagctgctCGGGGCTCTGCAGGCAGCGGGTTTCCAGCTAAATGAACAACTTTACCAAATGATCGTCCGCCGATATGCCGATGAGGATGGCAGCATGGATTTCAACAATTTCATCAGCTGCCTGGTCCGCCTGGATGGCATGTTCCGTGCCTTCAGATCCCTGGATAGAGATGCAGATGGCCTTGTTCGAGTGTCCCTCCAGGAATGGCTGCAGCTGACCATGTATTCCTAA